Part of the Vigna angularis cultivar LongXiaoDou No.4 chromosome 1, ASM1680809v1, whole genome shotgun sequence genome, taaatcgTCTTCAAAAACAAAGAAGACAACATTAATTGTGTAAAAATATTACTAtgaaaataactaataatatgttttttttcacataattaattatgaaaagcTTTTACAGTAAAGGTCTAAAATACATGAGCGGAAATATATCcataattttattacattgaaataatataattttaaaattatgtgtaaatttactattttgataaatattaattaaaagattatatatatatatatataaataaataaataatattgtaaaaaataatattaaaaaacttatgTAACTgttatttattgaaaagaaaaattatttaattatttgaaaataaaaaagaatttatacACCTACttactttattaaataataaattaatttttatttaccagatcaaattatataaataaaaaaagacaacAAAAGAAATTACCCCTTTATATAATATAGGTTTAATAATATCTAAGTATTTTGGACCAAACTCTCAAATAGGATATTactaattttttcaattgggttattaattttgagaaagataatgatatttgagaacatttttttaacaatattttaatatcatgatattcttttattagtttaaaatgactctacaaataataacaataatcataaatagtaaaatgaataaatcacataataatacggtattaaaatattgtaaaaaatatattatctatatatattgtgatgaattttaaaccttttcaaagggaaggaattttttcatttttaaaatttgtgaatgGAAGGGGAAAcacatcaaaactcaaaaacCCCGGACCCTTTTCCTTAAACCCTAACGAATTTTCACCGAATCACGTAGCCGCATGGAATCTCTCAGATTGAAAACCAACTACTGCTGCGTCCCCGCTCTGCAGCAGTTCTACACCGGTGGCCCCTTTGTTGTCTCATCGGACAACTCCTTCATCGCCTGTGCCTGCGGCGAGTCAATCAAAATCGTCGACTCCGTCACCGCCGCCATACGCTCCACCCTCGACGCCGACTCTGAGTCCGTCACCGCCTTGGCACTCAGCCCCGACGACCGCATACTATTCTCTTCCAGCCACAGCCGCCAAATCAGAGTATGGGATTTGTCCACGTTCAAGTGCGTCCGCTCCTGGAAGGTACCGTACCTTATAATTCTTGTTCTCTTCATCACTGTCTGTTTTGGTGTGATGAATAATGTACTGAGATTGCTAATGTGCGCGTTGGGTTTAGGGTCATGATGGTCCGGTTATGTGCATGACGTGTCATCCTTCCGGAGGGTTGCTCGCTACCGGTGGAGCTGATAGGAAGGTTCTAGTGTGGGATGTAGATGGTGGTTACTGCACTCATTACTTTAAAGGTCATGGTGGAGTAGTTTCTTGTGTCATGTTCCATCCCGATCCTGAGAAACAACTTGTGAGTACTGTGCTTAAAGCTTTTTCATTTGATTGCGTTCTGCTAGTGAGCATTGAGATTCAATGTTTATGAAATCATGTCATCTGATTTCTTCCTAAGTAGATATGCATAAGTTGAGTACTAAACCAAGTTGTTTTATTCGATTATACCTATggaacaaaaatttataaaatattttataactgaTTCATTATAACTTTATAAGTATGATATCAcaatttacaaaaatgttttaCAAAAACTAATATAACCTTTTTCTGTAGTATAACCAGTCCTGGTCAACTGTATCAATAAAAAGCATCTTTGGTGGAATTCAGGACAACTATTGACTCTAAACAATAGCCTACAATTCATAAGCATCATCACTAAACATCATCTTTGGCTGTATCATTCTCCTCTATTTCATTACCACCATTCATAAAAGCACAACTTTTATGTTTGATTCACCAACGAGCAACTTTGCCAATTCTACAAGTTCAACACTATCATCAAGTGGACCATGCTCCACTAATGTTCCACATTGTTCTGTCCTGCTTTTATACAATCATATCCTTCATCTTTTCTATACACAAAGTTGAAGGTTGCAATgcacataaataaaatattcaccCCTTTTTGCACCCATTTTGTTTATCTTCGAAGGATGAATGAATGAGTATGTACTCTACTTCCTCTCACAGTATGAGGAAGAAATGGCTACACCCGAAGCTTTAATTGAAAGCTTTTTGGTGTATCCGGATGTAAACGAGCCATATCttgaaaggagaaaaaaatCACTGGAAAAGGAATTGGATGCTTTTCAAACACATCTGAGAAAtaggttagaaaaaaaaagaaaaaaatattgcatACATTTCGGATTCATTGTGGAATTATCCAAGAAGTATCAATTTTCGACACGCGTATGTCTATAATCTTTTATTACTTTTGGAGTATTTGGGCTTCATAGGATTACACGGTGCCAGTGTACATATTCGTGATAGCATGAAGCATTGCTTACTACTGTCTGAACCATATGATGTGCTTGTTTATAATTAGATTGGAATCTTTGACCACTGTTATGAGttacttattaatttaattgaagGACTGGgctttttctcttgttttttcaATGGATAAGTATAAGGGCACATGTTATGATGTAAAACAACTTGATGGATTTGTGTGAATTGAATCTCAAACCAATGTTGTGAACATAGTGATTGTTGATGGTGCTCAAGGGTTGATTAGAATTCCATAACAGAGTGATACAAATGCAATTGATTGCTTGCTTGTAGTCCTTTTGATGCAAGTGTGATTTTGTTTATCCTTACCCTGTTCCTCAATTTTAACTATTCCCAACTATTGATTTTACCTTTTCACTTCATATATTTAACTGATAATGGTGAGATTGGTGCCCCAGCTTTTTTCTGGAAGTGATGACGGTGGTGATAATGCTACAGTAAGGGTTTGGGATGTTTCCAAAACCAAGAAAAAGAACTGTATTGCTACATTAGATAATCATTGCTCAGCTGTGACTTCTTTGGCAATATCTGAAGATGGCTGGACGCTACTTAGTTCTGGAAGAGACAAGGTCGGTTCTACAATTCTCTACCcaactttttgttttcatgGAGTATGTTAAGTATAGTCCAATAAGGTGACAAATTGATGTGCTGATTTTTGGCAGGTTGTAACATTGTGGGATCTTCACGATTATAGCAACAAGAAGACTGTCATTACTAATGAGGCAGTTGAAGCTGTCTGTGTGATTGGTTCCAGCAGTCCCTTTGCTTCATCTCTGCATTCATATAAGCAAGATGCAAAAAAACGCAGTGGTTCCAAAGCATTCTATTTCATTACAGTTGGTGAACGTGGCATTGTACGCATATGGAATTCTAAAGGGTAATATATGAAGATTTTTTCAATCATCAGCGTAAATATTTCTAATATTATGACATTTTGTGCTAGTTGCACCTGGGCTGGGTTCGTTTAAGCTTTTAAAGAAGTGGCTTTAAAGCTATGCTCTGcctctttaatttttttgttttgtttgttttcctaTTGACAGGGCAGGTTGCATCTTTGAGCAGAAGACTTCAGATGTTACAGCCAGCATTGATGATGATGAATCACGTAGGGGTTTCACTTCTGCTGTTATGCTTCCCTCTGATCAAGGATTGCTATGTGTGACTGCGGATCAGCAGTTTCTATTTTACTCTCTGGAATGCACTGAAGAGTTGTTACAATTAAATCTAACCAAAAGACTTGTTGGATATAATGAAGAAATTGTGGATATGAAGTTTTTGGGGGATGATGAAAAATTCCTAGCCCTTGCTACAAATCTTGAACAGGTATGAGGATGTGTTTTTATCTAGAAATTAGCAAACTGTTGTGAATTAAATATAGTACGACACTTTCATATACATTCTggtacacacacacacactgtGAAAAGCTAAATTTTCTTGGCTGCACAATGTTATTCTTGTCTAGTTTTCTGGTGTTTGTTCTTGTCGCATTGTCAATGTAATTGTAATTTGTCAGAATATAAGCacttttagaatatttttatacaGAAAATTTGGGGATGAGATTTCGTTTATAgctatttttcattttacaattaATTACATCAACTTTGTAAATAAGTCCATTCTGAAATCTTTAGTTCACAAGGCGAATGAgttataattgtttctaagaTGATTTTCCAATGTTATTTGTGCTTTTAGTGATCTGTGACATGAAAACCtcattgatttttaaattgttttgtctTTTGGATGAACATCACATGTTTACACCAGGAAGGATATTCCCACCAAACCCATTGAAAATGATTATACAAACGAGTTAAGACTAAATGGGGTAGTGGAATATGAGTTTTATAACCATGATGTTGGGGTGGGTTGAACTTGTGTCTGGacttaaaagtaatttttcaaGAGTGAATTTGGACGTATTGGTTTGGAGGGGAGCACCTTGGAAAGGTTtgctaattttttaaattgcaaGGTTTCacatttccttttatttatattggtGTAACTTTGGGTGCTAATCCTCTTCGAGAGGTTGATTGGAAGCCTATTCTAGGTAATTTCTCTAAGAAATTGGCACCTTGGAAACAGGTCTTGGATCTGTTTACCGGGAGGTTATGCTTAGTCACTTatgttttattatctttatGAATCTTTTTCCCATCCATTTTCAAAATTCCGAGTGGGGTGTGGAAGAAAATTAGAAGATGCAAAGAAAGTTATTGTGGGTGtattaagaaaaatacattGGGTTACTTGGGAAAAATTATGTAGACGAAAAAATATGGAGGATTTGGAGTGACAGATATAAAACTGTTCAATGAGTCATTGCTAGCAAATGGATGTGATAATTATTTGAACACTGAGCAGCATTGAGGGTTAGAGTACTAGAATCAAAATATGGTGCTTGGAAGGGTAGTAGTAGGGAGGAGAGATGCATAAATGTATCAATATGGTGCAAAGGTATGTAAGGTGTGTGGGGGCAAAACTTACCTTGGTGGTATGATTATACGATGAAATGGAAAATTGCAAATGGGCGGGTCAGGAGATTTTGGTTAGATAATTGGATGGCAGAAGGTGTCCTTGCGTCATGTTATGCTAGACTTCATGCcaatttaaaacaacaaaaggGGGGTTGTTCTCTGACGAACATTCTGATCACAACTCAATCATGAACATTATTTTCTATACATGGATTTGGGTGAGAGGATATATACCACTTGCTCATTCATATTCCCAGTAGCAAGCTCAGGTAAAACTATGCTTGAAGGATGCCAGTAACAAATGGTGGACATAAGAGAAAGGAGCATGGCTTCAATTGATGGGGTGGAAGTAGAAATGAACATCCACATGATTTACCTGGAGTAATTATTTTGGTATGTAAAACAGAAAAAAGGAACTTGCAGGAGCGTAATCAGTTGTACTTATTGATGAATATAGGTGATGGAGATGTATTATTTTGGAGTCTggttaaagtttatttatatgcCACAGCATTGTATATGTTAGAATAATTACTTTTACATATCATCATTAAGGCTAGTCTGCTAGACCAGTAATGAGTCGTACCTAGTTATGTACCTAGAGGTCTAGTGTAGACTCTTGATGTTCCATGTACTCTTgtgttttcaatatatatagaagataatGAGAGGGATCTTATAAGCCttcaagaatatattttatcagttttaatctcaagtgtatatatatacagtaaccagatattcattttttatttactttctgATGAAATGTATGTATTGCTTTTAAGTAAAGGTACCTCAGGTGGTACCATTATTATCGTAGaatatctttctttattttagcAATGATCTTTAATGCACAGACCTACTTGAGCTTTGCAGATTCGGATTTATGACACTGCATCTATGTCATGTTCATATGTCTTATCTGGTCACACTGAAATTGTTCTATGCCTTGACACCTGTGTATCAACTTCTGGGAGAACATTCATTGTAACTGGAAGTAAAGACAACAGTGTAAGTATTTTCCCCTTTGATCTCATGATTGTTGAAAATgctttaaatcttattttatggGAAGAAGTGCTTGAGGTGCTTCAGTAAGTGTTAACAACAGGTGTCCTATTAACTTCATAGTATGCATATGCTTATAGTTATGTACTGGGATTAGTAGTTTAAAACAGATGTCTGCTTGTCAAACAGGTTAGGTTGTGGGAGTCAGAAAGTGCAAACTGCATTGGAGTTGGTATAGGTCATATGGGAGCTGTTGGAGCCGTCGCCTTTTCCAAAAGAAAGCGAGATTTCTTTGTTAGTGGCAGTAGGTGAGTATTGATGCATTTATTCCTATTTTGATTCTCAATAGCAAAAACTTgtctacttttttattttttgcatgtTCCTTCATTTTGGATTCCCTTTCTGGGTTTTTCTTATGTTCAATCTCTTAATTGCAAAATTAGCTACTATTAAATGGAAGTAACATTGAAGTTGTAACAAGAGAAAAATGACCATGTACTGACAGTGTACAACAAGTTTACACTGACATCCAATCACAAATTACCATGTATGATAAGTTTGTTGACTTTTTCTATGACTACCTTAGTAGTTAACATTCagattttatttgtaaatgatATGATTCTATGATTTTGCATAATATTTCCAATTCAAATCTCACGCATGATTGTGATATAGCAAAATCACACCTATAATCAAACAAAATCGTGAATTCGTGTGGATCGCTGTATTTTCTGTGTTGTCCACTGCATTCAAATCTCACGCATGATTGTGATATAGCAAAATCACACCTATAATCAAACAAAATCGTGAATTCGTGTGGATCGCTGTATTTTCTGTGTTGTCCACTGCACCACCTGTTCATCTTTTTGAGTGAAAAGattcaattcaaataaaatctaaacctaattaaaagttaatgtgattaaaaattcaatttgttaTGTATGTTGTCAGCCAAAACACCACCTAATTTAAAAGTAATGCAACTAGAATTCACCTTTTACATTGCAGGCAGCAGCGCCTGTTCACTTTCTTTGTGAATGAGGgtttcaattaaaacaaaatctgAACCCAATTAGAAACTAAGGGTGTTTTCTGCTGCACTCTTCGCCAAACTTGCATTGGTTAGGTGTAGGTGCATATCTTCACCCATATCCAATTAAATGCAAAATTAAGAAATTCAGAATTGGCACTGGCACTAGTTCACCTATTGTGCATCACTTCTTTTccttatgaaatttaaaaactgTAATCACAAATCCAAGTCACCAGAGGGGTGTgtacacacacatatatgtgtgtattatatatatgtgtgtgtgtgtggaagTCTCACGTCGATAAAATGGGTTACTTCTTAACTTGGTATCGGAGTTAtagttagagtctatcctagcgatatttgttgtttgttggacatgTTGTTCCGCCCGCTATCAGGTTCGAGATAATGTCTATATTTCGGCATGAGGGGGGTGTATCTTATTGTTGTTAATGATTCTAACCATTATTGTTAATGCAATGCATAACCATTAAACCCAACATGAAATGTGATATGCCAAGTGTTTTTTTGACTATTCTTAAGTGATAATGTTATACGGGAGAAAGACAAGAATAAGTAATGTTATCTGTTTTGCAATTCTCATAAGAACATTTTATCAAATGAGATGATTTGGTTTTACTAGTTATTTTATGGTTGACCTTCGGTGTGGTGTTTCCCTTTTGAAGATAGTAGAATTGTCAACGCAGGCAAACTTCCCACTGTTAATAGTATAATTTCGTTCACCTTTTTTTAGCATCAGAATCAGTATCAGAAAATTTGTGCTGAATTTAATCTCCTGTTCCTTCCCTTTTCGAGTTCATTGAATCATGCAAGATGTTTTGCTACCCATGGATCACTTACCCAGATTACAATGTGGCCTTCCTTTTTACTCTACTATATGAACTGGATTTAGTCATATGTCATTGATTGTACGGTTGAATTCATTGGTTCTAATCCTGCTAGCCTTTAGATGGTactatttgttatttattcCCTTTCATTGTTTTTTCAGTGATCATACTCTTAAAGTGTGGAGTATGGATGGCCTCTCAGACAATACGACAGTGCCTATTAATTTAAAAGCAAAAGCTGTTGTTGCAGCTCATGATAAAGATATCAATTCTGTAGCAGTTGCTCCAAATGATAGTTTAGTATGTAGTGGTTCTCAGGTTGGTAATTATATCTGACTTGCAGCTTACTTTATGCCTTTATATCATGTACTGTAATTATTTACAGAAATAATTACTGTCACTTGTGCGTTTCTTGTTTTATTCTAGTAAAGTGTCACTAGCTACTTACACCAGCTTCTTTCCTTTACTTatctttttactctttttttccATATTATAGTGTTTCCACTGTAGTTATCATTGTCATTATGTTCCACTTGTATATCCCATCAGGATCGTACAGCTTGTGTATGGAGACTTCCAGATCTTGTATCGGTTGTTGTGTTTAAAGGGCATAAAAGGGGAATTTGGTCAGTAGAATTTTCTCCTGTCGATCAGTGTGTTGTAACAGCATCTGGTGACAAGACAATAAGGATATGGGCTATATCTGATGGCTCCTGTTTGAAAACATTTGAAGGACACACTTCAAGTGTGTTAAGAGCATTGTTTGTTACCCGTGGAACACAAATTGTTTCCTGTGGTACGAGGCTATCCTATGCTGATTTtctttataacatttttattttttttcagtgTGATCagcttaattaatttttcaggTGCTGATGGTTTAGTAAAGCTGTGGACTGTAAAAACCAATGAATGTGTTGCTACTTATGATCATCATGAAGATAAGGTGCCAGTTGATCCTTGATATTTCTTTTCatctaatttcatatttttctgtCTATAAATGTAATTCCTGAAAATATGGTATAAATTtgttacatgttttttttttcttttctttatcgGCAAATTTGTTGCATGCTTAATATTTTCCAAAGGTGAGTTcttgaattattaattaaaagctGTATATTGATCTCTTTAGCTTTCAGCCAAGAAATTATATCAATGCTGCTAAATTGTATGCAgtcaaacattcaaattatGCTTTCCTTAGTCACCCATTATTCCGAATTTTAgagaaaatgtgattttttttttctaattattttggCAATTACACATTTCCACAATATTTGTTTAAGCATAGAAAAAAGTCATTCTATGATACACTgctgttttgagtttttttgcTTCTTTAGAAGATGCTTTTTAGGTACCAAGAAAATAACTAAAACAGCTTTTTATAATATCTAATTAACATAAATTGttgaaaacatatattttcattgaaaaaacTGACTTTTTGGAAAACTGAAAAACAGGTTGAATTCACAAAAGTTCAGGTTTCTTGTACCTTTTCTTTTGCTGACTAAATTTGACATGCAGGTTTGGGCCTTGGCTGTAGGCAAAAAAACAGAAATGCTTGCAACTGGTGGTGGTGATGCTGTTGTCAATTTATGGTTTGATTCCACTGCAGCTGACAAAGAAGAAGCTTTCCGTAAAGAGGTGAGTTCAACCAATCATTCAGTACTGATACCCTCATATCctgaaaattaaatcaaaagttGCGTTTCACCGTGattctttatataattgttgTGAAGATCTAATTGTTCCTATTGCATATCATACCAATTTTATGTTGCTCTTTCTGTGAATTTAATGCAACAATGTAAGACCAAGAGTAGTCACAATGTTGGAAATCATCTGAATGGAATTTCTATCGGTAAAAGTCGTTAAAAGTCATTATCTGAATTGAATGTAAGACCAAAAGTGCATTTTGCTCATGTTTTTTCTAATGCAACTGTCTTGCAAAACATGCAATATTAGGATTTTATgcagtttttaaattttaatgaaaataaactgCAATACCTCAATTATATCCTGAATTAGATTATCAAAGATGtttgattttactttttatgttgTAAGTTTGAAATCATGGTTTGCTATTATGAATATTGCGGTTTAGTTAGTGGTTATTAATTTTCGCAATAACTTAGTTTGTTTTACATACCTTATTATATAGTTTCATAACTGGCATAAAATAACCTAGGCATCAAGTGTATGTTTGGtctaaagatttatttttttggaaataTGCTGTTTTTTTCAAAAGCTATCAGAAAGCTGAAAAATGGCTTTCTCAAAATAAGCCAAACCAAACAAATACTAAATCAGTTGCAATGGTAAGCAACTCTTTACTCAggcatttttttaattctatatcATAAATTCACTCACAAAAAGACAAAGTTATCCACTTCGTTTTACTTCATCGTGGAGTAGTTTCAGCTCAaggatatttattttaatgacgTCGAGAAAAGGGGATTCAAGAAAATTGTCTACAAagatctttttttttaagttcaaatGGTTGTCCAGATATATTATTACATGCtccatgttttatttttaggtttttttataTACTCTTTCAAATCACGAGTGCCCTGTGTTTTAGAAAGAAAACATTGTAATGTGTACTTTTAATGCAGGAAGAAGGAGTTCTGAAAGGTCAAGAGCTAGATAATGCTGTCTCAGATGCTGACTATACGAAAGCAATCCAAATTGCATTTGAACTGCGCAGGCCACATAGGCTTTTTGAGTTATTTTCCGAGCTTTGCAGGTTAGCAACAATCATTTGGTTGCCTGAATTTTGTTAGCGTAAACTTGACTGGTATTTCTGCAGCAGGAAGAGAGAGGCTGAAGAGCATCTTGACAGAGCACTCAAGGGCTTGGGTGATGAAGAGCTTCGCACATTATTTAACTATGTTCGAGAATGGAATACAAAACCAAAACTCTGTTATGTTTCACAGTTTGTACTTTTCAGAGTTTTCAGCGTCTTTCCTCCAACTCATATTGTTGAGGTGCGGTTTTTTAACCCTTGTTAAGTTCTAAGTGGCGTTGAGCATCTAATCATGCATTTCTTTCGTATTATGTATGTATGATGGTTAATGAGTGAAATACTTGGCCTCACTATTGAATATGGTTTTGTACAAATAACCCTTACATTTACGtactatttctatttttttttttataattttgcaTTGATTTCAGCCTACGTGTAATTGTTGGGATGTTTTTCGAGGACAGAAAAAAACACCATGTTTAATGAACGTTTTTTTATTGGTTATTTCAGATTAAAGGGATTGGTGAAGTTCTTGAAGGTCTTATCCCTTATAGTCAGAGGCACTTTGGCAGGATAGACAGACTTGTTAGAAGTACATTTTTGTTAGATTTCATTCTATCAGGAATGTCAGTTATTGAACCAGAAGCTCAACCGACAGAATCAAAGACCAAGTTACTGTTGCAGTCCGATATCCACATTCCGGACACAGAAAATGACATCGAGGAGAGAGATGACACTCCTGAAATTACCgcttcaaagaaaaggaaatcaaAAAGATCAAGACATGGTTCACATAAGAAAGTTAAGAATGTAGCTTTCAATAGGGTCGAGTCTATACCACTACAGGCATAGGATTGGTGCTTTGGTCGTCGTCTAATGTATACATAATGTTTATTGGTCCATGGAAGAGCAGTTTTGATTcatccaaattttgaaatcttacCTTCATTTGATAATATGTAAGCGTAGCTACTGTAATTGCATCACTATTGGTTATTCGAGTAGATTAGTTTTCCGGTCTGCCCTCAACATGTTATGGGAATTCTGCTGTATAACGAAAGAAAGTTATTGTTCTTGA contains:
- the LOC108344308 gene encoding protein TORMOZ EMBRYO DEFECTIVE isoform X1, translating into MESLRLKTNYCCVPALQQFYTGGPFVVSSDNSFIACACGESIKIVDSVTAAIRSTLDADSESVTALALSPDDRILFSSSHSRQIRVWDLSTFKCVRSWKGHDGPVMCMTCHPSGGLLATGGADRKVLVWDVDGGYCTHYFKGHGGVVSCVMFHPDPEKQLLFSGSDDGGDNATVRVWDVSKTKKKNCIATLDNHCSAVTSLAISEDGWTLLSSGRDKVVTLWDLHDYSNKKTVITNEAVEAVCVIGSSSPFASSLHSYKQDAKKRSGSKAFYFITVGERGIVRIWNSKGAGCIFEQKTSDVTASIDDDESRRGFTSAVMLPSDQGLLCVTADQQFLFYSLECTEELLQLNLTKRLVGYNEEIVDMKFLGDDEKFLALATNLEQIRIYDTASMSCSYVLSGHTEIVLCLDTCVSTSGRTFIVTGSKDNSVRLWESESANCIGVGIGHMGAVGAVAFSKRKRDFFVSGSSDHTLKVWSMDGLSDNTTVPINLKAKAVVAAHDKDINSVAVAPNDSLVCSGSQDRTACVWRLPDLVSVVVFKGHKRGIWSVEFSPVDQCVVTASGDKTIRIWAISDGSCLKTFEGHTSSVLRALFVTRGTQIVSCGADGLVKLWTVKTNECVATYDHHEDKVWALAVGKKTEMLATGGGDAVVNLWFDSTAADKEEAFRKEEEGVLKGQELDNAVSDADYTKAIQIAFELRRPHRLFELFSELCSRKREAEEHLDRALKGLGDEELRTLFNYVREWNTKPKLCYVSQFVLFRVFSVFPPTHIVEIKGIGEVLEGLIPYSQRHFGRIDRLVRSTFLLDFILSGMSVIEPEAQPTESKTKLLLQSDIHIPDTENDIEERDDTPEITASKKRKSKRSRHGSHKKVKNVAFNRVESIPLQA
- the LOC108344308 gene encoding protein TORMOZ EMBRYO DEFECTIVE isoform X2; the encoded protein is MESLRLKTNYCCVPALQQFYTGGPFVVSSDNSFIACACGESIKIVDSVTAAIRSTLDADSESVTALALSPDDRILFSSSHSRQIRVWDLSTFKCVRSWKGHDGPVMCMTCHPSGGLLATGGADRKVLVWDVDGGYCTHYFKGHGGVVSCVMFHPDPEKQLLFSGSDDGGDNATVRVWDVSKTKKKNCIATLDNHCSAVTSLAISEDGWTLLSSGRDKVVTLWDLHDYSNKKTVITNEAVEAVCVIGSSSPFASSLHSYKQDAKKRSGSKAFYFITVGERGIVRIWNSKGAGCIFEQKTSDVTASIDDDESRRGFTSAVMLPSDQGLLCVTADQQFLFYSLECTEELLQLNLTKRLVGYNEEIVDMKFLGDDEKFLALATNLEQIRIYDTASMSCSYVLSGHTEIVLCLDTCVSTSGRTFIVTGSKDNSVRLWESESANCIGVGIGHMGAVGAVAFSKRKRDFFVSGSSDHTLKVWSMDGLSDNTTVPINLKAKAVVAAHDKDINSVAVAPNDSLVCSGSQDRTACVWRLPDLVSVVVFKGHKRGIWSVEFSPVDQCVVTASGDKTIRIWAISDGSCLKTFEGHTSSVLRALFVTRGTQIVSCGADGLVKLWTVKTNECVATYDHHEDKVWALAVGKKTEMLATGGGDAVVNLWFDSTAADKEEAFRKEEEGVLKGQELDNAVSDADYTKAIQIAFELRRPHRLFELFSELCRKREAEEHLDRALKGLGDEELRTLFNYVREWNTKPKLCYVSQFVLFRVFSVFPPTHIVEIKGIGEVLEGLIPYSQRHFGRIDRLVRSTFLLDFILSGMSVIEPEAQPTESKTKLLLQSDIHIPDTENDIEERDDTPEITASKKRKSKRSRHGSHKKVKNVAFNRVESIPLQA